In a single window of the Gemmatimonadota bacterium genome:
- a CDS encoding transporter has protein sequence MRRQFALLATLALVAAVPAQAQYSIFKPVPHAKMRDLSTDRPDRTESPYTVDAGHIQVEMDGINYIRDRVDASTVVHGWAIAPVNFKVGVTPRFDLQFVSEFITGSRVATPSGNFSEHGVGEMTLRAKLNFWGNDGGTTAFGIMPFVSSSPFADGRRVQGGVILPLSVELAPNWGLGTMVETDFVAEEGRAGRSVHTVFSVTVGHDFSDRLGMFGEIFSESSKGPWVGTADFGTTFAITPNVQIDGGANIGISRAADGVNPFLGLSIRF, from the coding sequence ATGCGCCGTCAGTTCGCCCTGCTCGCCACGCTTGCGTTGGTCGCTGCCGTTCCAGCACAGGCCCAATATTCGATCTTCAAGCCGGTCCCGCACGCGAAGATGCGCGACCTGAGCACGGATCGCCCTGATCGTACCGAGAGCCCCTACACGGTCGATGCCGGCCACATCCAGGTCGAGATGGATGGCATCAACTACATCCGCGATCGGGTCGACGCCAGCACCGTCGTTCACGGCTGGGCGATCGCGCCGGTGAACTTCAAGGTGGGCGTCACGCCGCGTTTCGATCTGCAGTTCGTTTCCGAGTTCATCACCGGTTCGCGCGTCGCCACCCCTTCAGGCAATTTCTCCGAGCATGGCGTGGGCGAGATGACGCTGCGTGCGAAGCTCAACTTCTGGGGCAACGACGGTGGCACGACCGCGTTCGGGATCATGCCGTTCGTCTCCTCGAGTCCATTTGCGGACGGTCGTCGCGTGCAGGGCGGCGTCATTCTTCCGCTCAGCGTCGAGCTGGCCCCGAACTGGGGACTCGGCACAATGGTCGAGACCGATTTCGTTGCCGAAGAAGGTCGGGCGGGGCGCAGCGTGCACACCGTCTTCTCGGTGACCGTGGGACACGACTTCAGCGACCGGCTCGGCATGTTCGGCGAAATCTTCAGTGAGTCGAGCAAGGGCCCGTGGGTTGGGACCGCCGATTTCGGCACCACCTTCGCCATTACGCCGAATGTCCAGATCGACGGCGGCGCCAACATCGGCATCAGCCGCGCGGCCGATGGCGTCAATCCGTTCCTCGGACTTTCGATTCGCTTCTGA
- a CDS encoding methyl-accepting chemotaxis protein yields MAFTVKGRLQLLGGLGVAMAVAIGLTGLYALRNVNKQVQAAAVAGAAIRNHMEADQMHDALRADVLAALLAQSPAESKAAQEDVADHAKSLRARIADNAKLTLSDSIRKALDATPPVLEAYITQATKISDDAARKGRKAEAELPTFMVAFKALEKQMADVSDLLAAAAETNAKASDKEIVRATIQVAVAALIGSILLIVTVFQTRARILGPLSQAVEAAERVANGDLSRDVEVTSDDEVGRLMQAFATMTLNLRDIWGQLEQHAQTLAGSSEELTSVSQQMGANAEETAAQSGVVSAAADQVSSNVQTVASGSEEMSASIREIAKSTAEATRIAASAVQVAARTNATISQLGTSSAEIGNVIKVITSIAEQTNLLALNATIEAARAGEAGKGFAVVANEVKELAKATATATEEISRKIAAIQGDTAGAVSAIGEIQGVIGQINDIQTTIAGAVEEQTATTAEIGRNVTEAARGSAEIAQNITGVAQAAQSTASGASETQASSVELARMAAALQQLVGRFSIGNAGKTAGRKASPRKSAPAPRGAAPRAFVERAPEFHDDEAHAASGANGAGSW; encoded by the coding sequence ATGGCGTTCACGGTAAAGGGTCGGTTGCAGCTGCTGGGTGGTTTGGGCGTCGCGATGGCGGTAGCCATCGGCCTCACCGGTCTCTACGCGCTTCGCAACGTCAATAAGCAGGTGCAGGCGGCGGCGGTGGCTGGTGCAGCAATCCGCAATCATATGGAAGCCGACCAGATGCACGACGCGCTGCGCGCCGACGTGCTCGCGGCCTTGCTGGCGCAGAGCCCGGCCGAGTCGAAGGCAGCCCAGGAAGATGTCGCCGACCACGCCAAGAGCCTGCGTGCACGCATCGCCGACAACGCGAAGCTCACGCTGAGCGATTCGATCCGGAAGGCGCTCGACGCGACGCCGCCGGTGCTCGAAGCCTACATCACGCAGGCCACGAAGATCTCCGATGATGCGGCCCGGAAGGGGCGCAAGGCCGAAGCCGAACTGCCTACCTTCATGGTGGCGTTCAAGGCACTCGAGAAGCAGATGGCCGATGTCAGCGACCTGCTGGCGGCGGCGGCGGAAACGAACGCCAAGGCGAGCGACAAGGAAATCGTGCGAGCCACCATTCAGGTCGCCGTCGCCGCGCTGATCGGGTCGATCCTGCTGATCGTGACCGTGTTCCAGACGCGCGCCCGCATTCTGGGGCCGCTGTCGCAGGCCGTCGAGGCCGCCGAGCGCGTTGCCAATGGCGATCTCTCGCGCGACGTCGAGGTGACGTCGGATGATGAAGTCGGCCGCCTGATGCAGGCGTTCGCGACGATGACCCTGAACCTCCGCGACATCTGGGGGCAGCTCGAGCAGCACGCCCAGACGCTGGCCGGTTCGTCGGAGGAGTTGACGTCGGTGAGTCAGCAGATGGGTGCCAATGCCGAAGAGACCGCCGCGCAGTCTGGCGTGGTCTCGGCCGCTGCCGACCAGGTCAGCAGCAACGTGCAGACCGTGGCGAGCGGGAGCGAGGAGATGAGCGCGTCGATTCGCGAGATCGCCAAGAGCACCGCCGAAGCGACCCGTATTGCGGCCTCGGCCGTGCAGGTCGCCGCTCGCACCAACGCCACGATCAGCCAGCTTGGTACCTCGAGTGCCGAGATCGGCAACGTCATCAAGGTGATCACCTCGATCGCCGAACAGACCAACCTGCTCGCCCTCAACGCCACCATCGAGGCGGCGCGTGCGGGCGAGGCGGGCAAGGGCTTCGCCGTCGTGGCCAATGAAGTGAAGGAGCTGGCCAAGGCCACAGCCACCGCGACCGAGGAGATCAGCCGCAAGATTGCCGCAATCCAGGGGGATACGGCGGGCGCAGTGTCGGCGATCGGCGAGATCCAGGGCGTGATCGGGCAGATCAACGATATCCAGACCACGATCGCGGGTGCGGTCGAGGAACAGACGGCGACCACGGCCGAGATCGGCCGCAACGTGACCGAAGCGGCGCGTGGTTCGGCCGAGATCGCCCAGAACATCACCGGCGTGGCGCAGGCTGCGCAGAGCACGGCGAGTGGCGCTTCCGAGACGCAGGCGTCGTCGGTGGAACTGGCCCGGATGGCAGCGGCGCTGCAGCAGCTGGTCGGGCGGTTCAGCATTGGCAACGCCGGCAAGACGGCCGGCCGGAAGGCATCACCACGCAAGTCCGCACCCGCTCCTCGGGGCGCCGCGCCTCGCGCCTTTGTCGAGCGGGCACCGGAATTCCACGATGACGAGGCGCACGCAGCCTCCGGGGCAAACGGGGCAGGGAGCTGGTAA
- a CDS encoding response regulator yields the protein MSNRRAMVIDDSRAMRGILRRMLVETGLEVIEAANGREALDRLHAGELCDVALVDWNMPEMNGLEFVMAVRADPRFAAMRLMMVTTETEMHQVMRALEAGADEYVMKPFTVDVVRDKLAILGVGEPSA from the coding sequence ATGTCCAACCGCCGTGCGATGGTGATCGATGACTCTCGCGCGATGCGCGGGATCCTGCGGCGGATGCTCGTCGAAACAGGCCTCGAGGTGATCGAGGCCGCCAACGGGCGCGAGGCACTCGACCGGCTCCACGCGGGCGAACTCTGCGACGTCGCACTGGTGGACTGGAACATGCCCGAGATGAACGGCCTCGAGTTCGTGATGGCCGTGCGTGCCGATCCGCGATTTGCCGCGATGCGCCTGATGATGGTGACGACCGAGACCGAGATGCATCAGGTGATGCGTGCCCTCGAAGCCGGTGCCGATGAATACGTGATGAAGCCCTTCACGGTGGATGTGGTCCGCGACAAGCTGGCAATCCTCGGAGTCGGCGAGCCGTCCGCGTGA
- a CDS encoding chemotaxis response regulator protein-glutamate methylesterase translates to MSRIRVLVVDDAVVVRRLVSDALSSDPEIEVVGTAANGRIALAKLDQINPDVVTLDIEMPELDGLGTLRELRKLRPHLPVIMCSTLTERGGSATLDALALGANDYVTKPHGYANADEALARLRDQLVPKVKALGLRAQQRSAAAPVGAAVPRRAIVPVLRPSLAAPTTGGRLDVLTIGVSTGGPNALAALIPMLPVDLPVPVLIVQHMPPLFTRLLADRLNGTSRLQVREAVAGAVVEPGTVWIAPGDQHMEVVREKTRVVIRLHEGPPENSCRPAVDVLFRSAAQVYGAGTLGVILTGMGRDGVRGAEAIREMGGRVLAQDEASSVVWGMPGYVANAGLAEAVLPLSEMAQGILRRLAAGRGVHPIGAGSAS, encoded by the coding sequence GTGAGCCGCATCCGGGTTCTCGTCGTCGATGATGCGGTGGTCGTCCGGCGGCTGGTTTCCGACGCGCTCTCCTCGGATCCGGAGATCGAGGTCGTCGGCACCGCTGCGAATGGTCGCATCGCGCTCGCCAAGCTGGACCAGATCAATCCCGACGTCGTGACGCTTGATATCGAGATGCCCGAACTCGATGGCCTGGGCACGCTGCGCGAGCTGCGCAAGCTGCGCCCGCATCTGCCGGTCATCATGTGCAGCACGCTGACGGAACGGGGCGGCTCCGCGACCCTCGACGCCCTCGCGCTCGGTGCCAACGACTACGTCACCAAGCCGCACGGCTATGCCAATGCCGACGAGGCGCTGGCGCGCTTGCGTGATCAGCTGGTGCCCAAGGTGAAGGCCCTCGGCTTGCGTGCCCAGCAACGGTCTGCCGCCGCGCCAGTTGGCGCCGCCGTGCCGCGCCGCGCCATCGTGCCGGTGCTGCGTCCTAGCCTGGCAGCGCCCACAACCGGTGGTCGGCTTGATGTCCTCACGATTGGTGTTTCGACGGGTGGCCCCAATGCGCTGGCGGCGCTGATTCCGATGCTCCCGGTCGACCTCCCGGTGCCGGTGCTGATTGTCCAGCACATGCCGCCGCTCTTCACGCGATTGCTGGCCGATCGCCTCAACGGCACCTCGCGGTTGCAGGTGCGTGAAGCTGTCGCCGGTGCCGTGGTCGAACCCGGCACCGTCTGGATCGCCCCTGGTGATCAGCACATGGAAGTGGTGCGCGAGAAGACCCGGGTCGTGATCCGCCTGCACGAGGGTCCGCCGGAGAATTCCTGTCGTCCCGCGGTTGACGTGCTCTTCCGCTCGGCCGCGCAGGTGTATGGCGCCGGAACGCTCGGTGTCATCCTCACCGGGATGGGACGTGATGGGGTCCGTGGTGCCGAAGCCATTCGCGAAATGGGCGGCCGGGTGCTCGCTCAGGACGAAGCCAGTTCCGTCGTCTGGGGCATGCCGGGCTATGTCGCCAACGCGGGCCTCGCCGAAGCGGTGCTGCCGCTGTCGGAGATGGCGCAGGGAATCCTGCGGCGGCTTGCTGCCGGTCGTGGCGTGCATCCGATCGGCGCGGGGAGCGCATCATGA
- a CDS encoding protein-glutamate O-methyltransferase CheR — MTLSIDEFNFVRSFVRERSAVVLDSDKQYLVEARLTPLLRGEGLPTLSHLVSKLRIERFGPLALRVVDAMTTNETSFFRDIHPFEALRTTILPELIAARQATKRLTIWTAACSSGQEPYTIAMMIRKAFPALASWSVRILATDISSQMVARTQLGRYSQLEVNRGLPAQYLPFFRRNGLEFEIDPAIRNMVETFQLNLVESWPVAIPRVDVIFLRNVMIYFDVATKKDLLGRMRQRLAPDGALFLGGAESPLNLDDGYERVPISQAGCYRLRGR; from the coding sequence ATGACGCTCTCGATTGATGAATTCAACTTCGTGCGAAGCTTTGTGCGCGAGCGCTCGGCCGTGGTGCTCGATTCCGACAAGCAGTACCTGGTGGAGGCACGGCTGACGCCGCTGCTGCGCGGTGAAGGGTTGCCGACGCTGAGCCACCTCGTCAGCAAGCTCCGGATCGAGCGGTTCGGACCACTCGCCCTGCGAGTCGTCGATGCGATGACCACCAACGAGACGTCGTTCTTCCGCGATATCCATCCGTTCGAGGCGTTGCGGACGACGATCCTCCCGGAACTGATCGCGGCCCGCCAGGCCACCAAGCGGCTGACCATCTGGACGGCGGCCTGTTCGAGCGGGCAGGAGCCGTACACCATCGCGATGATGATCCGGAAGGCCTTCCCGGCCCTCGCGTCGTGGTCAGTGCGCATTCTTGCGACCGATATCTCGTCGCAGATGGTCGCCCGGACCCAGCTCGGTCGCTACAGCCAGCTCGAAGTGAACCGCGGGCTGCCGGCGCAGTATCTGCCATTCTTCCGCCGCAACGGTCTGGAATTCGAGATCGATCCCGCGATCCGGAACATGGTCGAGACCTTTCAGCTCAATCTGGTCGAGTCGTGGCCGGTAGCGATTCCGCGCGTCGACGTGATCTTCCTGCGGAACGTGATGATCTACTTCGATGTCGCGACCAAGAAGGACCTGCTCGGCCGGATGCGTCAGCGGCTGGCACCGGATGGTGCACTCTTCCTGGGTGGCGCCGAGTCGCCGCTGAATCTTGATGATGGCTACGAACGCGTCCCGATCTCGCAGGCCGGATGCTACCGGTTGCGCGGACGCTAG
- a CDS encoding chemotaxis protein CheX, with translation MSLGLHELQQITLDVWETFLGVRPEEVAPRPLGAGTLAARVRISGAWDGTVVLRMPSALARRVGEEMFAKPAEVLSDEELRDAVGEIGNMVAGNLKGLLAEEARLSLPTVAEWYLPEEPRNGIVIATIDLSAFEEQFRVLLLQKP, from the coding sequence ATGTCGCTCGGACTGCATGAACTGCAACAGATCACGCTGGATGTCTGGGAGACCTTCCTCGGCGTCCGCCCCGAAGAAGTCGCCCCGCGTCCTCTTGGCGCCGGCACCCTCGCGGCGCGCGTCCGGATCAGTGGCGCCTGGGATGGAACGGTGGTGCTCCGGATGCCCAGTGCTCTGGCGCGTCGCGTCGGCGAGGAGATGTTCGCGAAGCCGGCCGAGGTGCTCAGCGACGAGGAGCTCCGCGACGCCGTCGGTGAGATCGGCAACATGGTCGCCGGCAACCTCAAGGGACTGCTCGCCGAAGAGGCGCGTCTCTCACTCCCGACCGTGGCCGAGTGGTACCTCCCCGAGGAACCGCGCAACGGCATCGTGATCGCGACAATCGATCTCAGCGCGTTCGAGGAGCAGTTTCGGGTGTTGTTGTTGCAGAAGCCGTAA
- a CDS encoding response regulator translates to MKCLIVDDSATMRRILVNAMKSIGFSNIVEAGDGKEALDRIDAEIGLVITDWNMPVMGGLELVRALRAREDTARMPVLMVTTRSGKEDILEAVTAGVNSYILKPFTPPVLKEKIDQLLATAAG, encoded by the coding sequence ATGAAGTGCCTGATCGTCGATGACTCGGCCACGATGCGCCGGATCCTCGTCAACGCCATGAAGAGCATCGGCTTTTCCAACATCGTCGAAGCCGGCGATGGGAAGGAAGCGCTCGATCGCATTGACGCCGAAATCGGACTCGTCATCACCGACTGGAACATGCCGGTGATGGGTGGCCTGGAACTGGTGCGTGCCCTCCGGGCGCGCGAAGACACGGCGAGAATGCCCGTGTTGATGGTGACCACCCGCAGCGGCAAGGAAGACATCCTCGAAGCCGTCACGGCCGGGGTCAACAGCTACATCCTCAAGCCGTTCACGCCGCCGGTGCTGAAGGAGAAGATCGATCAGCTCCTCGCGACGGCCGCCGGCTGA
- the fliS gene encoding flagellar export chaperone FliS: MSYGTNSSRYREMEVMAMSPAQRVVLLYTHLLVNLRQARAHMERGEIEARGNRLLRAEEIVHELAVSLDHDAGGEIAGRLAALYAWLLGEFAAVHLHPDVVRLDGAVRVISELHEAWTAVAAHAAEPAAAATG, translated from the coding sequence ATGAGCTACGGCACGAATTCGAGTCGTTACCGCGAGATGGAAGTGATGGCAATGTCACCCGCGCAACGGGTGGTGCTGCTCTACACCCACCTGCTGGTGAACCTGCGTCAGGCGCGCGCCCATATGGAGCGCGGCGAGATCGAAGCGCGCGGCAACCGCCTGCTTCGGGCCGAAGAGATCGTCCACGAACTCGCGGTCTCGCTCGACCACGACGCGGGTGGCGAGATCGCCGGCCGACTCGCGGCCCTGTATGCCTGGCTGCTGGGAGAGTTTGCCGCCGTGCACCTGCACCCCGACGTCGTGCGCCTCGATGGCGCCGTCCGGGTGATCAGTGAGCTTCACGAAGCCTGGACTGCGGTCGCGGCGCACGCCGCCGAGCCCGCCGCCGCGGCGACTGGATGA